The proteins below come from a single Acaryochloris sp. CCMEE 5410 genomic window:
- a CDS encoding GAF domain-containing protein codes for MAIRSVNSSTTSSVTPAELTLFNRLTTPVWIFDIEQMRMWWANTAALTLWNADSLEELLNRDWSDYSEATEIRLQSYLDKFRQGDSVTEQWTFYPKGGAAVSVRCIFSGIAIESGRLAMLSEGISDALEQVDVDSLCSLEALRHTTVMISLYDLEGHAILQNPAALQCYGDEVRFGSEQTFNRRFKDPNLAHQALSAVKAEEVFSVEVQVQTLQGMEWHGIDVRGTQNPRTGELAILVNEHNISDRKRAEIALNQLLRQEQQRTFEQLQQTQTDLHESQRLLQLILDTIPQSIFWKDRQSTYLGCNLAFAKDAGLLAPHQIVGLTDYDLPWLKEEADWYRQCDRKIMETVEPEDRIVETQIQADGRQIWIETSKLPLLNSTQEVVGILGFYEDITEREQSKEALQLVLEGTATKVGEAFFRTCTRALADTLNVRYAMITELIGITKDRVRTLAFWQGDIFGENFEYPLEETPCKDVIAGEACIYKDSVQQHFPNDADLVMLEAESYFGLPILNMSGQVLGHIAVLDTTPLKDISQYEMILQIFAARAAAEIERQQAQQALERQLYHANLLGQITRDIRQSLDAQKILDTAVRHIGQIFKVSRCHIHIYTRNPTPRLKVVAEYLAADMPSLLGQDIPVLNTPYIQQLLSVDQALPSTHVATDTTLHELRSLLTEAGLLSILSIRTSYLDEANGVIVLSQCDRTRDWTAEEISLLETVAGQVGIALAQANLLEREKHQRQQLILHYQQLQQEIKERQQAEQELELAKYSLDKAKDSIYLLDSTGKFLYANDRACHQLEYSPTEILTKRFGDIAPWITPQKLELLLKEIKDNQSITLEGVHRTKSGQIIPVEITSTYFQFQGEDRFSAVSRDITERKQAALALERQIQRETLLRKLTADIRQSLDTQKIFTTAVQMIGEVFNVSRCHIHSYTLGPIEEFPIVAEYLQPGCDSMWGTTIQANQLAHIQQMLSQEKALLTPNVYTDPLIYPSLENRSTQLKSILAVRTSYQGQPNGAIVLQHCQQNLNRQDFLQLPIAEQNDMLRQWTTDEVELIEALANQVGIALAHAKLLEQEKQQSHKLSEQNHELLVAKREAEFANQAKSEFLANMSHELRTPLNGILGYAQILQRSASLSPKDHKGIQVMHQCGQHLLTLIEDLLDLSKIEAQRMELHPDSFHFHEFLTGISELCKIKAQQKGLELITQFAPNLPQGVYADEQRLRQILLNILGNAVKFTDSGNVTFKVAITPRPLPSISQEDDLPHGETIQSIVFQVSDTGIGIVAQELSKIFLPFEQAGHPDRYHQGTGLGLAISHNLTAMMGGKLSVISQPNEGSVFSFTLALPVVQPYALTSAFETYENITGYCGQPRTILIVDDHLDTCAGMIELLNDLGFKTLTAIDGQGGIKVALDHPPDLVISDLMMPHMDGCALTEALRQQPSTADIPVIMSSASAYGPDQSRSLAAGCNDFIAKPLQMDELIQKLQHHLNLKWVTTDNVPENKLSTKSPISPSKEPKVVCPPPVALKTLLTMANKGSVFEIIDEISNIQAAHSQYKGFCQKIMDWAEKFEITKIQDFLHHKLNRID; via the coding sequence ATGGCTATTCGTTCTGTGAATTCTTCAACCACCTCAAGCGTTACCCCTGCCGAACTGACCTTGTTTAATCGGCTGACAACGCCTGTCTGGATCTTTGATATTGAGCAGATGCGGATGTGGTGGGCAAATACAGCTGCCCTAACGTTGTGGAATGCTGACAGTTTAGAAGAACTGCTTAATCGAGATTGGAGTGATTATTCAGAAGCAACCGAGATTCGATTACAGTCCTATCTGGATAAATTTCGACAGGGAGACTCTGTCACGGAGCAGTGGACTTTTTACCCCAAGGGGGGGGCTGCGGTTTCTGTTCGCTGTATTTTTTCAGGCATTGCAATCGAATCTGGCCGCCTGGCAATGCTATCCGAAGGGATCTCTGACGCGCTAGAACAAGTGGATGTCGATAGTCTCTGTTCCTTAGAAGCCTTGCGACATACCACCGTCATGATCTCCCTTTACGATCTGGAGGGGCATGCGATTCTTCAAAATCCTGCGGCCTTGCAATGCTATGGAGATGAAGTCCGCTTTGGATCAGAACAGACGTTCAACCGTCGTTTTAAGGATCCCAACCTTGCCCATCAAGCCCTGTCAGCGGTTAAAGCGGAAGAGGTTTTCAGTGTTGAAGTTCAGGTTCAAACCCTACAGGGGATGGAGTGGCATGGTATTGATGTGCGCGGCACGCAAAATCCACGCACGGGAGAGCTAGCCATTCTCGTTAACGAGCACAATATTAGCGATCGTAAACGGGCAGAAATCGCCCTGAACCAGCTATTACGCCAAGAACAACAGCGAACCTTTGAGCAGCTCCAACAAACCCAAACGGATCTTCATGAGTCTCAGCGTTTGTTGCAATTGATTTTGGATACGATTCCCCAATCTATCTTTTGGAAAGACCGCCAGTCCACCTACCTTGGGTGCAACCTTGCCTTTGCCAAAGATGCAGGGCTATTGGCTCCCCACCAGATTGTGGGATTGACGGATTATGACTTGCCTTGGTTAAAGGAAGAAGCCGATTGGTATCGACAGTGCGATCGCAAGATCATGGAGACAGTTGAGCCAGAAGATCGAATCGTCGAGACCCAGATCCAAGCCGATGGTCGGCAAATTTGGATAGAGACCAGCAAACTCCCCCTTTTAAACAGCACACAAGAAGTCGTTGGCATTCTGGGATTTTACGAAGACATCACAGAACGGGAACAATCCAAAGAAGCCTTACAACTGGTTTTAGAAGGGACAGCCACAAAGGTAGGGGAAGCCTTCTTTCGCACCTGCACCCGAGCCTTAGCTGATACCTTAAATGTCCGCTATGCCATGATTACAGAGCTCATCGGTATTACGAAAGATCGAGTCCGCACCCTAGCCTTCTGGCAGGGGGATATCTTCGGCGAGAATTTCGAATATCCCCTAGAAGAAACGCCCTGTAAAGATGTGATTGCCGGAGAAGCCTGCATCTATAAAGATTCAGTTCAACAGCATTTCCCCAATGACGCGGATCTAGTGATGTTGGAAGCAGAAAGCTATTTTGGCCTGCCAATTTTAAATATGTCAGGGCAAGTTTTGGGCCACATCGCCGTGCTGGATACCACTCCACTCAAAGACATATCCCAGTATGAAATGATCTTGCAGATTTTTGCAGCCCGAGCAGCGGCAGAAATCGAACGCCAGCAAGCACAACAAGCCCTCGAAAGACAGCTCTACCATGCCAATCTCCTGGGCCAAATTACCCGCGACATACGTCAAAGCTTAGATGCCCAAAAGATCCTCGACACCGCCGTCCGTCACATTGGCCAAATATTCAAAGTCAGTCGTTGTCATATTCATATCTATACTCGCAATCCCACCCCTCGACTCAAGGTCGTCGCCGAGTATTTAGCAGCAGACATGCCATCCCTTCTAGGGCAAGATATTCCCGTCCTGAATACCCCCTACATTCAACAACTATTGTCTGTTGATCAAGCACTTCCTTCTACCCATGTGGCCACGGATACGACCCTGCATGAATTGCGGTCGCTCCTTACCGAAGCTGGGTTACTTTCGATCTTGTCGATTCGAACGTCCTACTTAGATGAAGCCAATGGAGTCATTGTCCTCAGCCAATGCGATCGCACGCGAGATTGGACCGCCGAAGAAATCAGCCTACTAGAAACCGTCGCCGGTCAGGTGGGCATCGCCCTGGCTCAAGCGAACTTACTCGAACGGGAAAAACATCAACGGCAACAGTTGATTCTTCATTACCAACAGCTACAGCAGGAAATTAAAGAGCGACAACAGGCAGAACAGGAGCTAGAACTCGCCAAATATAGCCTCGACAAAGCCAAAGATAGTATTTACCTTTTAGATTCCACCGGAAAATTTCTCTATGCCAATGATCGAGCCTGCCATCAATTAGAGTATTCTCCAACCGAAATTTTAACGAAGCGGTTTGGGGATATTGCCCCTTGGATCACCCCCCAGAAGCTTGAGTTGCTTTTGAAAGAAATTAAGGACAATCAATCCATTACGTTAGAGGGGGTTCACAGAACTAAATCAGGTCAGATTATTCCAGTAGAAATTACCTCCACTTACTTTCAATTTCAAGGAGAAGATCGCTTTAGTGCAGTCTCTCGCGATATCACGGAACGAAAACAAGCTGCCCTTGCCTTAGAGCGGCAAATTCAGAGAGAAACCCTGTTAAGGAAGCTAACTGCCGATATTCGTCAAAGTCTCGACACCCAAAAAATCTTCACCACCGCCGTTCAAATGATCGGTGAAGTATTCAATGTCAGTCGCTGCCATATCCATAGCTATACATTGGGTCCTATAGAAGAATTTCCAATTGTCGCTGAATACCTACAGCCAGGGTGTGATTCCATGTGGGGCACCACCATACAGGCCAATCAGCTTGCCCATATCCAACAGATGCTCTCCCAGGAAAAAGCGCTACTGACGCCTAATGTTTATACCGATCCCCTTATTTACCCTTCCCTAGAAAATCGCTCTACTCAGCTCAAATCTATCCTTGCCGTTCGCACCTCCTATCAAGGGCAACCCAATGGCGCAATTGTGCTGCAGCATTGTCAACAGAACTTGAATCGTCAAGACTTTTTGCAACTCCCTATTGCCGAGCAGAATGACATGCTGCGTCAATGGACCACCGATGAAGTTGAACTCATCGAAGCCTTGGCCAACCAAGTGGGCATTGCCTTGGCCCATGCCAAATTATTGGAGCAAGAAAAACAGCAAAGTCACAAGCTATCTGAGCAAAATCATGAATTATTAGTAGCTAAACGAGAAGCCGAATTTGCGAACCAAGCCAAGAGTGAATTCCTCGCTAATATGAGCCATGAACTGCGCACTCCTTTGAATGGCATTTTGGGGTATGCCCAAATTCTACAGCGGTCTGCATCCCTTAGCCCCAAGGACCACAAGGGGATCCAAGTGATGCACCAATGTGGGCAGCATTTGCTAACCCTAATTGAAGATTTATTAGACCTCTCTAAAATTGAAGCGCAACGCATGGAGTTGCATCCTGACTCTTTCCATTTTCATGAGTTTCTGACTGGTATCTCTGAACTCTGCAAAATTAAGGCACAGCAGAAAGGACTTGAGCTGATCACCCAGTTTGCCCCCAACCTCCCCCAAGGCGTTTATGCAGATGAACAACGATTACGACAAATTTTGCTCAACATTCTCGGAAATGCGGTGAAATTCACCGATAGCGGGAATGTAACCTTCAAAGTGGCAATAACCCCCCGTCCCCTTCCATCTATCAGTCAAGAAGATGATCTTCCCCATGGAGAAACCATTCAATCGATTGTTTTCCAAGTCAGTGACACCGGAATTGGCATTGTAGCTCAGGAACTCTCCAAAATATTCCTCCCCTTTGAACAAGCGGGCCATCCGGATCGATACCATCAAGGCACAGGATTAGGTTTAGCGATTAGCCATAACTTGACCGCAATGATGGGCGGCAAATTATCGGTTATCAGCCAACCCAACGAAGGCAGCGTCTTTTCTTTTACCCTCGCTCTGCCAGTAGTGCAACCCTATGCCCTAACTTCGGCATTTGAAACCTATGAAAACATCACAGGCTACTGTGGACAGCCCCGTACCATCTTGATCGTCGACGATCATTTGGATACTTGTGCGGGAATGATTGAGTTACTCAATGACTTAGGTTTTAAGACTTTGACGGCCATTGACGGTCAAGGGGGAATTAAAGTTGCTTTAGATCACCCCCCTGATCTGGTCATTTCTGATCTAATGATGCCCCATATGGATGGCTGTGCTTTGACCGAAGCCCTCCGACAACAGCCGTCTACAGCAGATATTCCCGTGATCATGTCTTCAGCCAGTGCTTATGGACCGGATCAATCCCGTAGTTTAGCTGCAGGTTGCAACGACTTTATTGCCAAGCCCTTACAGATGGATGAGTTAATCCAAAAATTGCAGCATCACTTAAACCTCAAATGGGTGACGACAGATAACGTTCCTGAGAATAAATTATCAACAAAGAGCCCTATTTCGCCTTCCAAGGAACCGAAGGTAGTCTGTCCTCCTCCGGTAGCGTTGAAAACACTATTAACGATGGCAAAT